One segment of Agrococcus sp. ProA11 DNA contains the following:
- a CDS encoding VOC family protein, whose protein sequence is MTAMSIYLWMPGTAREALTFYRDVFGGDLEMHTLAEMGRSDGPADAIGHGALSGPVSLFATDAVGDEEPLAMHGAAVALLGTADGPTLTRWYEALAQGGTVLDALQERPWDATDGQVRDRFGVRWLIGFEHAAA, encoded by the coding sequence ATGACAGCGATGTCGATCTACCTCTGGATGCCCGGCACCGCGCGCGAGGCGCTCACCTTCTATCGAGACGTCTTCGGCGGCGACCTCGAGATGCACACCCTGGCCGAGATGGGCCGCTCGGACGGCCCGGCGGATGCGATCGGCCACGGCGCGCTCTCGGGCCCCGTGAGCCTGTTCGCGACGGACGCGGTGGGCGACGAGGAGCCGCTCGCGATGCATGGCGCCGCCGTGGCGCTGCTGGGCACCGCCGATGGACCGACGCTGACGCGCTGGTACGAGGCGCTCGCTCAGGGCGGCACCGTGCTCGACGCGCTGCAGGAGCGACCGTGGGATGCCACCGATGGGCAGGTGCGCGACCGCTTCGGCGTGCGCTGGCTGATCGGCTTCGAGCACGCCGCAGCCTGA
- the gdhA gene encoding NADP-specific glutamate dehydrogenase encodes MTQLHPQLVPVFDDVLHRNPGEAEFHQAVFEVLESLGPVVTKRPDYVDAQILSRIVEPERQIIFRVPWIDDQNTVQINRGFRVQFNSALGPFKGGLRFHPSVYLGIVKFLGFEQIFKNSLTGLPIGGGKGGSDFDPKGKSDGEIMRFCQSFMTELSSHIGQYTDVPAGDMGVGGRELGYMFGQWKRLTNSYESGVLTGKGLTWGGSQVRREATGYGAVYFLDEVLKSRGDSFDGKRVVVSGSGNVAIYAIEKVQQLGGTVIATSDSSGFIVDEQGVDLELLKEIKEVRRGRIAEYVQARPHASFSSNGHTIWTVPCDIAIPCATQNELDEADAATLAANGCTLVGEGANMPTTQAAARVFADAGVTFAPGKAVNAGGVATSALEMQQNASRDSWTFEHTDERLAEIMRGVHDLCAETAEEYGRPGDYVKGANIAGFNRVADAMLALGVI; translated from the coding sequence TTGACGCAACTCCACCCCCAGCTCGTGCCCGTCTTCGACGATGTGCTGCACAGGAACCCCGGCGAGGCCGAGTTCCACCAGGCTGTCTTCGAGGTGCTCGAGAGCCTGGGCCCCGTGGTCACGAAGCGCCCCGACTACGTCGACGCGCAGATCCTCAGCCGCATCGTCGAGCCGGAGCGACAGATCATCTTTCGGGTGCCGTGGATCGACGATCAGAACACGGTGCAGATCAACCGCGGATTCCGGGTGCAGTTCAACTCCGCGCTCGGTCCGTTCAAGGGCGGCCTGCGCTTCCACCCGAGTGTCTACCTCGGCATCGTGAAGTTCCTCGGCTTCGAGCAGATCTTCAAGAACTCGCTCACCGGACTGCCGATCGGCGGCGGCAAGGGCGGCAGCGACTTCGACCCGAAGGGCAAGTCCGACGGCGAGATCATGCGCTTCTGCCAGTCGTTCATGACCGAGCTCTCGAGCCACATCGGGCAGTACACGGATGTGCCGGCTGGCGACATGGGCGTCGGTGGGCGTGAGCTTGGCTACATGTTCGGCCAGTGGAAGCGGCTGACGAACAGTTACGAGTCCGGCGTGCTGACGGGCAAGGGCCTCACATGGGGCGGCTCACAGGTGCGCAGGGAGGCGACCGGCTACGGCGCGGTCTACTTCCTCGACGAGGTGCTGAAGTCGCGCGGCGACTCCTTCGACGGCAAGCGGGTCGTCGTGTCGGGCTCTGGCAACGTCGCGATCTACGCGATCGAGAAGGTGCAGCAGCTCGGCGGCACCGTGATCGCCACGAGCGACTCCTCCGGCTTCATCGTGGACGAGCAGGGTGTCGACCTGGAGCTGCTGAAGGAGATCAAGGAGGTGCGGCGCGGCCGCATCGCCGAATACGTCCAAGCGCGTCCGCACGCATCGTTCTCGTCGAATGGCCACACGATCTGGACGGTGCCGTGCGACATCGCGATCCCGTGCGCGACGCAGAACGAGCTCGATGAGGCCGACGCGGCGACCCTCGCGGCCAACGGCTGCACGCTCGTCGGCGAGGGCGCCAACATGCCCACGACGCAGGCAGCGGCCCGGGTCTTCGCCGACGCCGGCGTCACGTTCGCGCCGGGGAAGGCGGTCAATGCCGGCGGCGTCGCGACCAGCGCGCTCGAGATGCAGCAGAACGCATCCCGCGACTCGTGGACGTTCGAGCACACCGACGAGCGGCTCGCCGAGATCATGCGCGGTGTGCACGACCTGTGCGCGGAGACCGCAGAGGAATACGGCCGTCCCGGCGACTACGTGAAGGGCGCGAACATCGCGGGCTTCAATCGCGTCGCCGACGCCATGCTCGCGCTCGGCGTGATCTAG
- a CDS encoding maleylpyruvate isomerase N-terminal domain-containing protein, whose protein sequence is MTVDFGMAASEFCALVERVPHEALDGPGLGEWSLRELIGHTSRAISTVSEYLAAPSPAVSTVHSASEYLEVVLRQQGDDRAIAERGRAAAAQLGDDAAGAIAALAADAIRAVGAAAPDRLLTVGSDGSVAMPLQEYVRTRVFELTVHGIDIADAARLTWTPPAAHLIDALHLAAANATARDAGVEALRLLTGRRPDAGLDGVLAAGR, encoded by the coding sequence GTGACGGTCGATTTCGGCATGGCGGCGAGCGAGTTCTGTGCGCTGGTCGAGCGCGTGCCGCACGAGGCGCTCGACGGTCCCGGCCTCGGCGAGTGGAGCCTGCGGGAGCTCATCGGCCACACGTCACGAGCGATCAGCACCGTCAGCGAGTATCTCGCCGCCCCCTCGCCCGCCGTGAGCACCGTGCACTCAGCGAGCGAATACCTCGAGGTGGTGCTGCGGCAGCAGGGCGACGATCGTGCGATCGCCGAGCGCGGCCGCGCCGCAGCCGCGCAACTCGGCGACGATGCTGCAGGTGCCATCGCGGCGCTCGCGGCCGACGCGATCCGCGCCGTCGGGGCCGCCGCCCCCGACCGGCTGCTCACCGTCGGATCGGATGGCAGCGTCGCGATGCCTCTGCAGGAGTACGTGCGCACGCGCGTGTTCGAGCTGACCGTGCACGGCATCGACATCGCCGACGCCGCGCGCCTCACCTGGACGCCGCCGGCGGCGCATCTCATCGACGCCCTGCACCTGGCGGCCGCGAACGCGACCGCCCGCGACGCGGGTGTCGAAGCGCTGCGCCTGCTCACCGGCAGGCGGCCGGACGCCGGCCTCGACGGCGTGCTCGCGGCCGGCCGGTAG
- a CDS encoding chorismate mutase codes for MTTPEEQLQRCRRSIDNVDAILIHTLAERFKLTQAVGVLKADHGMPPSDPSREREQIARLRQLAEDAELDPEFAEKFITFVIAEVIHHHERIAGTE; via the coding sequence ATGACTACGCCCGAGGAGCAGCTGCAGCGTTGCCGACGCTCGATCGACAACGTCGACGCCATCCTCATCCACACGCTCGCTGAGCGATTCAAGCTGACGCAGGCAGTCGGCGTGCTCAAGGCGGACCATGGGATGCCGCCGAGCGACCCGAGCCGGGAGCGCGAGCAGATCGCGCGCCTTCGGCAGCTCGCGGAGGACGCGGAGCTCGACCCGGAGTTCGCCGAGAAGTTCATCACGTTCGTGATCGCGGAGGTCATCCACCACCACGAGCGGATCGCCGGCACCGAGTAG
- a CDS encoding NINE protein encodes MRIAYALVLVLGLLGAHRFYLDRVRSGTAQMLLSFAAAAAAVVLVGDPSALALAAVPIAAVGWWLIDLFRTAGMVRERNRREPEHSDAPGYERGWPRP; translated from the coding sequence ATGAGGATCGCGTACGCGCTGGTCCTGGTGCTCGGCCTGCTCGGCGCGCACCGCTTCTACCTCGACCGAGTCCGCTCGGGCACGGCGCAGATGCTGCTGTCGTTCGCGGCGGCCGCAGCTGCTGTGGTGCTGGTCGGCGACCCATCCGCACTGGCGCTCGCCGCGGTGCCGATCGCGGCCGTGGGCTGGTGGCTCATCGACCTGTTCCGGACCGCCGGGATGGTGCGCGAGCGCAACCGCCGAGAGCCCGAGCACTCGGATGCGCCGGGCTACGAGCGAGGCTGGCCGCGGCCCTGA
- a CDS encoding SRPBCC family protein: MSDMALTLERSIDAPTDAVWRVLTDLEGSEAVLSGVTRIERLAGVGYSIGTRWRETRTMFGRAATEEMEVVGIDEGRSTMIAAEASGMAYRTEFTLEPVEQSDGGPQTLLRMRFSGSYLSPSWLQRVMATLTAKLGMATMRKVMQQDLDDIAAAAERA, from the coding sequence ATGAGCGACATGGCGCTGACGCTGGAGCGCTCGATCGACGCCCCCACGGATGCCGTCTGGCGCGTGCTCACCGATCTGGAGGGCTCGGAGGCGGTGCTGTCGGGCGTCACGCGCATCGAGCGGCTGGCGGGCGTCGGCTACTCCATCGGCACGCGCTGGCGCGAGACCCGCACGATGTTCGGGCGCGCGGCGACCGAGGAGATGGAGGTCGTCGGCATCGATGAGGGCCGCTCCACGATGATCGCCGCAGAGGCGAGCGGCATGGCCTATCGCACCGAGTTCACGCTGGAACCTGTCGAGCAGTCCGACGGTGGACCGCAGACGCTGCTGCGGATGCGCTTCAGCGGCTCGTACCTGAGCCCGTCCTGGCTGCAGCGGGTGATGGCGACGCTGACCGCCAAGCTCGGGATGGCGACGATGCGCAAGGTCATGCAGCAGGACCTCGACGACATCGCCGCGGCCGCCGAGCGCGCCTGA
- a CDS encoding DUF1761 domain-containing protein — protein sequence MELTVPAINIWAVLLATVAAMVVGFIYYHPKVLGTAWMKAIGHTSESMAKGPKPWVYPLLIVCAFVTAWVLAGATWISFDFYGGSFLVNALVTGWILFIGFTLSRVIVHDAFDPRGFRVTPHTGFNELLTITAMALIIGVWPPA from the coding sequence ATGGAACTCACCGTGCCCGCCATCAACATCTGGGCTGTGCTGCTCGCGACAGTCGCTGCCATGGTCGTCGGCTTCATCTACTACCACCCGAAGGTGCTCGGCACCGCGTGGATGAAGGCCATCGGCCACACCAGCGAGTCGATGGCGAAGGGGCCGAAGCCCTGGGTGTACCCGCTGCTGATCGTGTGCGCATTCGTCACTGCCTGGGTGCTCGCAGGCGCGACCTGGATCTCGTTCGACTTCTACGGCGGCAGCTTCCTGGTGAACGCGCTCGTCACCGGCTGGATCCTCTTCATCGGCTTCACGCTCTCGCGCGTAATCGTGCACGACGCGTTCGATCCGCGCGGCTTCCGCGTGACCCCGCACACCGGTTTCAACGAGCTGCTCACGATCACGGCGATGGCCCTCATCATCGGCGTTTGGCCGCCCGCATGA
- the purL gene encoding phosphoribosylformylglycinamidine synthase subunit PurL, translating to MTAASRTTPRDTVEVAASTPEREQPFAALGLKSDEYEQIRSILGRRPTSAELAMYSVMWSEHCSYKSSKTHLRRFGEKVTPEMRERLMVGMGQNAGVLDVGEGWAVTFKIESHNHPSFVEPFQGAATGVGGIVRDIISMGARPVAVMDALRFGRIDHPDTARVVHGVVGGISFYGNCLGLPNIGGETVFDAVYQGNPLVNALAVGVLRHEDLHLANATGVGNKVVLFGARTGGDGIGGASILASESFDDEGPAKRPAVQVGDPFAEKVLIECCLELYAAGVVEGIQDLGAAGISCATSELAANGESGMRVELDHVLLRDPTLTAEEILMSESQERMMAVVDPAKLDEFLAITGKWDVETSVLGEVTGDGRLVITHTGETIVDVDPKTVAIDSPVYERPMERPIWQDALQADSASALPRVTGAALGDQLRALTGSPNLADASWITDQYDDYVLGNTALSTPDDAGMVRIDEESGLGFAVSVDANGRYCQLDPREGAKAALAESYRNVAVSGATPVGVSDCLNFGNPEIPAVMWQFSEAVDGIADGCAELGIPVTGGNVSFYNQTGETQIHPTPVVGVLGIIDDVDRRLPSGWQDDGQALFLLGTTRDELDGSAWAGVVHDHLGGLPPKVDLAAEKQLGGLMQGIAFEGLATAAHDLSEGGLAMAVVEGSLRFGIGARIWLSGLTERDGLDDTAALFSESGARALVAVAREDEVKFTGMCEARGVPVLRIGVTDATSGTIEIQDVATLSLDELRAANEAPLRRFA from the coding sequence GTGACCGCAGCATCCCGCACCACCCCCCGTGACACCGTCGAGGTGGCCGCATCGACCCCGGAGCGCGAGCAGCCGTTCGCCGCACTGGGGCTGAAGTCCGACGAGTACGAGCAGATCCGCTCGATCCTCGGTCGGCGACCCACGAGCGCCGAGCTGGCGATGTACTCGGTGATGTGGAGCGAGCACTGCTCCTACAAGTCGTCGAAGACGCACCTGCGCCGCTTCGGCGAGAAGGTCACGCCCGAGATGCGTGAGCGCCTCATGGTGGGCATGGGTCAGAACGCGGGCGTCCTCGACGTCGGCGAGGGCTGGGCCGTCACCTTCAAGATCGAGTCGCACAACCATCCGTCGTTCGTCGAGCCGTTCCAGGGCGCAGCCACCGGCGTCGGCGGCATCGTGCGCGACATCATCTCGATGGGCGCGCGCCCCGTCGCCGTCATGGATGCGCTGCGCTTCGGGCGCATCGACCACCCCGACACGGCGCGCGTCGTGCACGGCGTCGTCGGCGGCATCTCCTTCTACGGCAACTGCCTCGGCCTGCCGAACATCGGCGGCGAGACCGTCTTCGACGCCGTCTACCAGGGCAACCCGCTCGTGAACGCGCTCGCCGTGGGCGTGCTGCGCCACGAGGATCTGCACCTCGCGAACGCCACCGGCGTCGGCAACAAGGTCGTGCTGTTCGGCGCCCGCACCGGCGGTGACGGCATCGGCGGCGCGTCGATCCTTGCCTCCGAGTCCTTCGACGACGAGGGCCCCGCGAAGCGCCCGGCCGTGCAGGTCGGCGACCCGTTCGCCGAGAAGGTGCTCATCGAGTGCTGCCTCGAGCTCTACGCCGCGGGCGTGGTCGAGGGCATCCAGGATCTCGGCGCCGCAGGCATCTCCTGCGCCACAAGCGAGCTGGCCGCCAACGGCGAGTCGGGCATGCGGGTCGAGCTCGACCACGTGCTGCTGCGCGATCCCACGCTCACGGCGGAGGAGATCCTCATGTCGGAGTCGCAGGAGCGCATGATGGCGGTCGTCGACCCGGCAAAGCTCGACGAGTTCCTTGCCATCACCGGCAAGTGGGATGTCGAGACGAGCGTGCTGGGCGAGGTCACCGGCGACGGCCGTCTGGTCATCACCCACACGGGCGAGACGATCGTCGACGTCGACCCGAAGACGGTCGCGATCGACTCCCCCGTCTACGAGCGCCCGATGGAGCGCCCGATCTGGCAGGACGCCCTGCAGGCCGACTCCGCGTCGGCGCTGCCACGCGTCACGGGCGCCGCGCTCGGCGACCAGCTGCGAGCGCTCACCGGCAGCCCCAACCTGGCCGACGCATCCTGGATCACCGACCAGTACGACGACTACGTGCTGGGCAACACGGCGCTCTCCACCCCCGACGACGCCGGCATGGTGCGCATCGACGAGGAGTCCGGGCTCGGCTTCGCCGTCTCGGTCGACGCCAATGGCCGCTACTGCCAGCTCGACCCGCGCGAGGGCGCCAAGGCCGCGCTCGCCGAGTCGTACCGCAACGTGGCCGTCTCCGGTGCGACGCCGGTGGGCGTGAGCGACTGCCTGAACTTCGGCAACCCCGAGATCCCCGCCGTCATGTGGCAGTTCTCCGAGGCCGTTGACGGCATCGCCGACGGCTGCGCCGAGCTCGGCATCCCGGTCACGGGCGGCAACGTCTCGTTCTACAACCAGACCGGCGAGACGCAGATCCACCCGACGCCGGTCGTCGGCGTGCTCGGCATCATCGATGACGTCGACCGCCGCCTGCCCTCGGGCTGGCAGGACGACGGCCAGGCGCTGTTCCTGCTCGGCACCACGCGCGATGAGCTCGACGGCTCCGCCTGGGCCGGCGTCGTCCACGATCACCTCGGCGGCCTGCCCCCGAAGGTCGACCTGGCTGCCGAGAAGCAGCTCGGTGGCCTGATGCAGGGCATCGCCTTCGAGGGCCTCGCGACCGCCGCCCATGACCTCTCCGAGGGCGGGCTCGCGATGGCCGTCGTCGAGGGCTCGCTGCGCTTCGGCATCGGCGCGCGCATCTGGCTCTCGGGCCTCACCGAGCGCGACGGCCTCGACGACACGGCTGCGCTGTTCTCGGAGTCGGGCGCCCGCGCGCTCGTCGCCGTCGCCCGCGAGGACGAGGTGAAGTTCACCGGCATGTGCGAGGCGCGCGGCGTGCCCGTGCTCCGCATCGGCGTCACCGACGCCACGAGCGGCACGATCGAGATCCAGGATGTCGCGACGCTCTCGCTCGACGAGCTGCGCGCCGCCAACGAGGCACCGCTGCGCCGCTTCGCCTGA
- a CDS encoding DUF3817 domain-containing protein yields MTDAKRTTSTGFTPKRLYRFLAVAETITWTLLIIGMIGKYGFDFDGLLFPFGLTHGTVFVAYGATQILVGLNQRWSAGRILLGIVTAIVPYATIPWERSLERKQALDGRWRTEASDDPRDARPLDRLFRWAIGHPVLLGVIVIVAVGAVVAVLLQLGPPTEWID; encoded by the coding sequence ATGACGGACGCGAAACGCACGACCTCCACCGGGTTCACGCCCAAGCGCCTCTACCGCTTCCTCGCCGTCGCCGAGACGATCACCTGGACGCTGCTGATCATCGGCATGATCGGCAAGTACGGCTTCGACTTCGACGGCCTGCTCTTCCCGTTCGGCCTCACGCACGGCACGGTGTTCGTCGCCTACGGCGCCACCCAGATCCTGGTCGGGCTCAACCAGCGCTGGTCGGCGGGGCGCATCCTGCTCGGCATCGTCACCGCGATCGTGCCCTACGCGACCATCCCGTGGGAGCGCTCGCTCGAGCGCAAGCAGGCACTCGACGGCCGCTGGCGCACTGAGGCGAGCGACGACCCGCGCGATGCGCGGCCGCTCGACCGCCTCTTCCGCTGGGCGATCGGCCACCCGGTCCTGCTCGGCGTCATCGTCATCGTCGCTGTCGGCGCCGTCGTGGCGGTGCTGCTGCAGCTCGGCCCGCCCACCGAGTGGATCGACTGA
- the purQ gene encoding phosphoribosylformylglycinamidine synthase subunit PurQ has product MRVGVITFPGTLDDRDAQRAVRLAGHEPVALWHGEHDLHGVDALVLPGGFSYGDYLRCGAIAALSPIMTEVVEAANKGMPVLGICNGFQMLAEARLLPGGLARNETGLFVRRDQRLRVERTSTAWTNRFDEGQEIVIPLKNGEGRFVATPEEVARIEGEGLVAFRYLGENPNGSIDEIAGLTNAAGNVVGLMPHPEHAVELGFGPTTTRMKAGLDGLEIFKSALEAVAA; this is encoded by the coding sequence GTGAGGGTCGGCGTCATCACCTTCCCCGGCACGCTCGATGACCGGGATGCGCAGCGTGCCGTGCGGCTCGCCGGCCACGAGCCCGTCGCCCTCTGGCACGGCGAGCACGACCTGCATGGCGTAGACGCCCTGGTGCTGCCCGGCGGGTTCTCCTACGGCGACTACCTGCGCTGCGGCGCGATCGCGGCGCTGTCGCCGATCATGACCGAGGTCGTCGAGGCAGCGAACAAGGGGATGCCGGTGCTCGGCATCTGCAACGGCTTCCAGATGCTCGCGGAGGCGCGCCTGCTGCCCGGTGGCCTGGCGCGCAACGAGACCGGCCTGTTCGTGCGCCGCGACCAGCGGCTGCGCGTCGAGCGCACCTCCACGGCTTGGACGAACCGCTTCGACGAGGGGCAGGAGATCGTCATCCCGCTGAAGAACGGCGAGGGTCGCTTCGTCGCGACGCCCGAGGAGGTCGCGCGCATCGAGGGCGAAGGCCTCGTGGCCTTCCGCTACCTGGGCGAGAATCCCAACGGCTCGATCGACGAGATCGCGGGCCTGACGAACGCCGCGGGCAACGTGGTCGGCCTCATGCCGCATCCCGAGCACGCGGTCGAGCTGGGCTTCGGCCCGACCACAACGCGCATGAAGGCGGGCCTCGACGGGCTGGAGATCTTCAAGTCGGCGCTCGAGGCGGTCGCCGCGTAG
- the purS gene encoding phosphoribosylformylglycinamidine synthase subunit PurS: MALIVVDVMPKAEILDPQGKAVTRALARLGHEAVGDVRVGKRFELRVDGEATDALLEQVRDVAGQVLANTVIEDVVGVSVVEDAAK; the protein is encoded by the coding sequence ATGGCCCTCATCGTCGTCGACGTCATGCCGAAGGCAGAGATCCTCGACCCGCAGGGCAAGGCCGTCACGCGTGCCCTCGCCCGCCTCGGCCACGAGGCTGTCGGCGATGTGCGCGTCGGCAAGCGCTTCGAACTGCGCGTGGACGGCGAGGCGACGGATGCCCTGCTCGAGCAGGTGCGCGACGTCGCCGGCCAGGTGCTCGCGAACACGGTGATCGAGGATGTCGTGGGCGTCAGCGTCGTCGAGGACGCGGCCAAGTGA
- a CDS encoding neutral zinc metallopeptidase: MTFRGNANFDTTTVSRGGGGGGPSGGAIAVGGGGIVTVILVVLSMIFGVDLTGLAPSDPISPQSQSQGSEEVTGCTGEDANDPANVTCRMEGGADSMSQFWTTTMAANNIDYADPSVQLFDRQVSTGCGAASSAVGPFYCPPDQRIYIDTTFFQQMQQQFGASGGSLAQLYVLAHEWGHHIQHLTGQLGRVQQGDSGPQSTAVRSELQADCYAGAWIAGASQTNDNDGSAPVLEQPTEQEMTDALNAAQVIGDDSLQEMSGGGVNPEGWTHGSSEQRQAWLMNGYNGGVGACDTWNAPEV; encoded by the coding sequence ATGACCTTCAGGGGCAACGCGAACTTCGACACCACGACCGTGAGCCGGGGCGGCGGCGGCGGTGGTCCGAGCGGCGGCGCGATCGCCGTCGGCGGCGGTGGCATCGTCACCGTGATCCTGGTGGTGCTGTCGATGATCTTCGGCGTCGACCTCACGGGCCTCGCGCCGAGCGACCCGATCAGCCCGCAGTCGCAGTCGCAGGGCAGCGAAGAGGTCACCGGCTGCACGGGCGAGGATGCCAACGATCCCGCGAACGTCACCTGCCGAATGGAGGGCGGTGCCGACTCGATGTCGCAGTTCTGGACCACGACCATGGCCGCCAACAACATCGACTACGCCGACCCGTCGGTGCAGCTCTTCGACCGCCAGGTGTCGACCGGATGCGGTGCCGCGTCGAGCGCGGTGGGCCCGTTCTACTGCCCGCCGGATCAGCGCATCTACATCGACACCACGTTCTTCCAGCAGATGCAGCAGCAGTTCGGGGCGTCGGGCGGCAGCCTTGCGCAGCTCTACGTGCTGGCGCACGAGTGGGGCCACCACATCCAGCACCTCACGGGCCAGCTCGGACGCGTGCAGCAGGGCGACAGCGGTCCGCAGTCCACCGCGGTGCGCAGCGAGCTGCAGGCCGACTGCTACGCGGGGGCCTGGATCGCGGGGGCTTCGCAGACGAACGACAACGACGGCAGTGCACCGGTGCTGGAGCAGCCGACCGAGCAGGAGATGACGGATGCGCTGAACGCGGCGCAGGTCATCGGCGACGACAGCCTGCAGGAGATGAGCGGTGGCGGCGTCAACCCCGAGGGGTGGACGCACGGCTCGAGCGAGCAGCGCCAGGCGTGGCTGATGAACGGCTACAACGGCGGCGTCGGCGCCTGCGACACCTGGAACGCCCCCGAGGTCTAG
- a CDS encoding phosphoribosylaminoimidazolesuccinocarboxamide synthase, giving the protein MTEVAGEQLRGWSLAYSGKVRDLYVAEGETLETAAEMLMVATDRVSAFDQVLEPAIPGKGELLTSLTLWWTERLGLPTQLATDAEARTPAAVRGRAMLVRTLDMLPVECVVRGRVTGSGLKEYQQSGSISGVELPAGLADGDALPEPIYTPAWKAPQGEHDENVSFERTVELVGRDEAEAIRELSLSVFARAAAVADEAGLVLADTKFEFGRDRVTGALLLADEVLTSDSSRYWDAAALEAGRVESFDKQIVRDWLAANWDGAGAAPGLPAEIVERTAARYRELIERLTARSA; this is encoded by the coding sequence ATGACCGAGGTCGCGGGCGAGCAGTTGCGCGGCTGGAGCCTCGCCTACAGCGGCAAGGTGCGCGACCTCTACGTCGCCGAGGGCGAGACGCTCGAGACGGCCGCTGAGATGCTCATGGTCGCCACCGACCGGGTGTCGGCGTTCGATCAGGTGCTGGAGCCGGCGATCCCCGGCAAGGGCGAGCTGCTCACGTCGCTCACCCTGTGGTGGACGGAGCGGCTGGGTCTGCCGACGCAGCTCGCGACCGACGCGGAGGCTCGCACGCCAGCGGCGGTGCGCGGTCGCGCGATGCTGGTGCGCACGCTCGACATGCTGCCGGTCGAGTGCGTGGTGCGAGGACGTGTCACGGGCTCCGGCCTGAAGGAGTATCAGCAGAGCGGGTCGATCTCCGGGGTCGAGCTGCCCGCTGGCCTGGCGGACGGCGACGCGCTGCCAGAGCCGATCTACACGCCTGCGTGGAAGGCTCCGCAGGGCGAGCACGACGAGAACGTCTCCTTCGAGCGCACGGTCGAGCTCGTCGGCCGAGACGAAGCGGAGGCGATCCGGGAGCTGAGCCTGTCGGTCTTCGCGCGAGCCGCGGCGGTAGCCGACGAGGCCGGGCTCGTGCTGGCTGACACGAAGTTCGAGTTCGGGCGCGATCGCGTCACGGGCGCGCTGCTGCTCGCGGATGAGGTGCTCACCTCGGACTCGTCGCGCTACTGGGACGCGGCCGCGCTCGAGGCCGGCCGCGTCGAGTCGTTCGACAAGCAGATCGTGCGCGACTGGCTCGCCGCCAACTGGGACGGCGCGGGAGCGGCTCCCGGGCTGCCGGCCGAGATCGTCGAGCGCACCGCGGCGCGGTATCGCGAGCTCATCGAGCGGCTGACAGCGCGCAGCGCGTAG